A section of the Methanoregula formicica SMSP genome encodes:
- a CDS encoding mechanosensitive ion channel family protein, whose protein sequence is MVSVDIISRGLENVVAVLPAIIGAVIVLLLGWIVGRVLGKAVRIIVDKAMAAVSTAPVIGESDVGKTVATSHVSLGYLGDITMRCVVYLIAILAAVDILNLDYLSKFMTQVLEYIPHVVAFVIILVVGIILVDYFIDFFRKYSQTSQIELVTPVLVLLRLFLYFVVVMLALSQLMLDLTIIYTIITPIFWGIGIGLGASIAIVVWFGMKNRSEQIMDKVVESITK, encoded by the coding sequence ATGGTGTCTGTTGACATTATTTCCCGTGGATTGGAAAACGTAGTGGCAGTTCTTCCTGCCATCATTGGTGCAGTGATTGTTCTTCTTCTTGGCTGGATTGTCGGACGTGTGCTGGGCAAGGCAGTCCGTATCATCGTCGACAAGGCCATGGCCGCTGTATCGACCGCCCCCGTGATCGGGGAATCAGATGTGGGAAAGACCGTAGCAACATCGCATGTGTCGCTGGGCTATCTGGGCGACATCACCATGCGCTGTGTCGTGTACCTTATCGCAATCCTTGCGGCAGTTGACATCCTCAACCTCGACTACCTCAGCAAGTTCATGACGCAGGTCCTCGAGTACATTCCGCATGTTGTCGCATTCGTGATCATCCTTGTCGTGGGTATTATCCTTGTCGATTACTTCATCGACTTCTTCAGGAAGTATTCGCAGACCTCGCAGATCGAACTGGTCACCCCGGTTCTCGTCCTGCTCCGGCTCTTCCTGTACTTCGTTGTTGTCATGCTTGCACTCTCGCAGCTCATGCTTGACCTCACGATCATCTACACGATCATCACGCCCATCTTCTGGGGCATCGGTATCGGCCTTGGCGCCTCGATCGCAATCGTTGTCTGGTTCGGTATGAAGAACCGCAGCGAACAGATCATGGACAAGGTCGTGGAATCAATCACAAAGTAA